GAAGTAAATCGGCTCCAAACAGGAATTGTGTGTGCATGTCTGGCTATAGCTAATGTTTATCAGATCATAGCAGTGTGCCAAAGGGCTGACATACTCAAAAGTTCCGGTATGCGTTGGCACTGTGTTTGCAGTTTTGTGATACTAACCTAAGCAGATGCTGAAAGCTGAGTGCAGAATAACACGAACCAAAAAGACTGAGATCTCAAAGCATTGTATAAAACATACCATTTGGAATTGTCTGTGGAGCCCAGGCAATGCCAGATATATCACCTGAGTATATGCAGAAAACATGTCACTCCAAGCACATAGCAAAGGGGAAGATAACAACAACTTTGACTATAAAAGTGGCTGAAATTCTACAGAGGTAATATGATTAATCTTCTGAAGATCATACATAGATGAGgctgtattttgtttttaattcCAATGAAATGACAGCATGCAGAAGAAAATATTCAACTATACATTAAGATTATAAAACTACATGTTACTATAACAAACTCTGACTGGTATTTATTTAAACGGACGAATCCCATCCATTACTCCTTATGCATAAAGTTATTGAATGCCTAGAAAATAGGAACATTACACACCTTCATGAGCTTTCTCAGCTGTATCTAAAACTGTACCAGTTTCTGCACATAGCCATTGCAACGTTGATCCACTTGTTACAGCCAGAACTTTCCCATCTGGGGAGATGCCCATGTGATTGTACAGGCAAACTGAACCTTTTGAATCATGCAGCGGAATTGGAAAAACTCTCAAGGTTTTTGGATCTTCGTCAAGGTGATACCTTACTGCAAAAGTAACAGAAGTCATCAACTCCTGAGGAAAGAACAAAGCATTATATTTGAAAGAAGAACGGTAAAAGATAGGCAAAGGGCTCATATATGGCAGTATCTGCCAAACTTTATATTCATTAAGACACACCTATTGACCTATACAAGACTGTAAATTCAGTTTAAATGGTCAAATGACAAAGCATCTAACAAACGAGAAGGAACAGGCTAACAGTTGACAAGAACCATGACATCAAAACTTCAAAAGAGACTACACAATCATGCAGGCCACTACATCTCAGTAATATAAAATTGGTTTTATTTGAGTATTTGACTAATTAATCAATAGTTTTTAAGAAGGAAATTTCTGCCTCGGTGAAGGCAAAAAAGAAACTTTTAAAGTATTTTCCTTTAATCAAATCGAGCAATCCCGAAGTGGGTGAGAAAATATTAAACTAGTATCTCAAAATACAAAAGAGGTCCCATGGACTTATGGCGGCTTCTAGTAAACAGGGCTGAAACTGTTAGATATTATGAATTCAAACCAACAGGCACTTTCAAGGCATCAAGGACACGATGGTTGGTAGATAAAGAGCATACCATTGATATTCCATACTCGAATGGTTCCATCTTTTGATGCAGTAATAATCTTCTCAGAATCCGGAGCAAAACACAAGCTAGTAACAGCGCTCTGAATAAGAAACTTGTCAGCTTCTGTCCACAGGAATAGTCCGAAACATGGGTAAAAATGCACACAGGGAGGAATTTGACCTTGTGACCCTTGAGTTGCATAACTCTGTTAACCTCCTTAACTGAACTATCCTTCAAATAAACAATCTCCCACACCTaaagaacaaaaatattaTTATAACTGGGAAAACAGTCAGTGAGCCAAATAGTGACTACTTCCGCAATGCAAAATATGCTTGGTGGATATCCAATTTGGTTCTTAATAACCCCTGGCATAAACATCACACGAGAGCCAAGAATAGTTTTCCAAAGGAAACCAATCTCAGTGATTTGACAGTCAAACAAAGGTAACATATGAGCTGGTCAGAAAGAGTGCAGTGACTAACATAAGTTGCCTAGcagataaaaaaattctatcaCAAGCTTTATTGTAACTGAACACTACCAACCTTGACATCAGCAGTGAAAGCTGCAGCAGCTATGAAGCGGCCATTTGGGGATATGTCGGCCATATTGTTTTTCAACTGATTAGTGTCAACTGTTCCCAACTCCTTTCCGCTCTTTCCATGCCAAATTTTGATATCCGTTGCTGCAAAtagttaaaaaataaatcttaaTATAGTATATATAACTAATAAACTGGAATGGAGTCCTTAATGTCACACAGTTGCTTCAACTGATACGACTGCGTCGGGAAATAGCATACTCCCGTcgcatgtgttttttttacaggacAAAAAAGGAGGGCTACAACTTATTCCCCGCCATTCCTAGAAACAGGATGCACTGCCCTCATTGCTGTAATCCTGCTGAAAATGCCCCTGAGAACCGCTGCCCTCGTCCCCAAATCGGGCAACTCATTTAAATTGCTGTTCCCACATGTAGTTTCCTCTCATAAACTGCCTCCAGATTTGTTTGGGAGAGAGCCAGTGCATGATATCCTTCCATCAATGCATGGACCATATATGGGGTGCTAGTTAATTAATGCTACCTATCTTCGTTTCTTCTCCAGTGCATAATCTCCTACATGAGAAGATGTGTCCAATATATCGCATGGTACTTAATGCTACATATCGCTAATCGTGAGCTAAACCAGGGGCAAAACAGTCCAGCTTAACCACGTGCGGAGTCTTGTCTTTGCAAAAATACTTACGCACCCTGTAATAAGGAATGAGTGACGAGGCATTAGAACCAACCCTACCAGTGTCAACTAGGAAAAGCCAAACCGGTGTCTTGTCAGGTGGGTCTGGTTTCCCAACACTGTCCCAAACTCAGAACTTCAACCCACTGCATCACTTGTATTAAAACACAGCTGACGGCTTGATCCGGAGTTCCGGACTATCGAACTGTGAGGTCGACGCTTGACCGGTTCCCTCGCCAGTCCAGTTTTATAGGCTATGGTAATTTTCTGTCTCCATTGACATTGCAAAACAGCCTACTTGtcccaagaaaaaataatctaaCCTTGACTCCTTCCACTACATGCAACTCAGAGATCCAGGTCAATCAGAGACCATGCACCCATTTCTCAGAACTTAACAATGAAGAGCATGTATTACTCCCATGTGCAAACGAAACACAGGGCAGCAGCATTTCTCATCAAAGTTTACGTGCTCACAAATAGCAGTGCGGCAATCGACCATTACATTAGGGGAAAAAACTCTGGCAGCATATATGGAATTATGGATCATGGTGAAATAATGAATGCAGCAATtaaaaattactccctcctatccataataagtgtctcagacttagtacaactttgtactaaatctgagacacttgtactaagtctgagacacttattatggatcggagggagtaacatttaatttgtaaaaaaggaaagagtTCCGACGCATGCTTAATGACAGTAATTGCAAATGTTCGAAGACCATTACAGATGGAAAATGCACAACCTTAAAGGCTACTATATTAAGCAAGCCTGATTTACGAGTAACTAGTTTAAAAGGAGTGAAACCTAAAAAGTGAACAGCCAATACCTTCAGAGCAAGAAATCACTATTGTGCTCCCATCACCAGTCCCATGAGTCGCGCGCGCTGCAGCAAGGTTCAGCACTGATTCCTTGCCATGAATCTTTTTGTGATCCCACTTGATCTCAGGAGGAGAAAGCTTGCCCTGCTGTTTGTTTCCCGCAGTTGGCGGAGCACTAACATCCGCATACATATAGAGAGACGAGCCTAAGAGCGCCTGTGCCGCCACAACAACAGATGACGACCCTTCTGAGAAAGCGATTGCTGTAGGATGTGCCCCAGCAGGCAAGTTGATCCTCAGAATCCTGCAAAACCCTTGCGGCATTAGAACATATTGTAATAAAGGAGGATAACTCGTATAGAATGGAATAGCTTACTTAAAGCTCTTGCTTGACGCGTCATCGATCCTGAATACTCTCACAGCTCCATCAGCGCACACTGCAGCAGGAAGCAGCAAATATATACATATTGAAATTTCTAGATTGGTTGATCAAGTGCAACACTCGTGAACTGTGTGAGTGATGCCTATGTAGAAATCTTTTAATTTATGAATCAGCCGACCAAATAAAATGGTTCCTACGGAAATTCTAAACTTTCAAGGAGTGAAAACCAAGATAGATCTTCATCAGATTTAAGCTCACCGGTGGCCAGGTTGCTGCCGTCGCTGGAGAAGTCAAGTGCAGTGACGCCGTCAGTGTGCCCCCTCAAGGTGTTGAGGTCGAAGTGGTGGTGCTTCTTCGCAGCATCCTAGTAGAAGAGAATGCAGTTGAGATCACATTCGCTGCACGTTTCTATATACATGTCCACCGAATCAAGAAGATCGTGTCTGCTATGGTGCGTTCCTAAATCCTAATCAGACTAGATGAGAAGAACAGTTGGTTGGGATCAAGTCAGCGCATCCATCTGCTTGTAAGTAATCAAGGGCACCATGAATCCTGTCCAGGTAGTAGTACTCACTACTAGCTACTGTgtggtagtagtagta
This is a stretch of genomic DNA from Brachypodium distachyon strain Bd21 chromosome 1, Brachypodium_distachyon_v3.0, whole genome shotgun sequence. It encodes these proteins:
- the LOC100833933 gene encoding transducin beta-like protein 2, giving the protein MAAAVQVASALSVPLLSALLGGAVALVFLAGYLRRKRADIAHVPPSATAAAADLPKQVRLSNQHKKGGHARPHHHAAADKDAAKKHHHFDLNTLRGHTDGVTALDFSSDGSNLATVCADGAVRVFRIDDASSKSFKILRINLPAGAHPTAIAFSEGSSSVVVAAQALLGSSLYMYADVSAPPTAGNKQQGKLSPPEIKWDHKKIHGKESVLNLAAARATHGTGDGSTIVISCSEATDIKIWHGKSGKELGTVDTNQLKNNMADISPNGRFIAAAAFTADVKVWEIVYLKDSSVKEVNRVMQLKGHKSAVTSLCFAPDSEKIITASKDGTIRVWNINVRYHLDEDPKTLRVFPIPLHDSKGSVCLYNHMGISPDGKVLAVTSGSTLQWLCAETGTVLDTAEKAHEGDISGIAWAPQTIPNGGPPAFVLASCGDDKKVKLWLAPEVSST